One segment of Oreochromis niloticus isolate F11D_XX linkage group LG8, O_niloticus_UMD_NMBU, whole genome shotgun sequence DNA contains the following:
- the hbae4 gene encoding hemoglobin subunit alpha-D-like isoform X1, translated as MRSDNAEAERDNTSAERSTSTRCFLQAATMLSKREKDLIKEIWERLTPVAAEIGADALLRMFASYPGTKTYFSHLDISPNSSHLLAHGKKIVLAIAEGAQDISQLTVTLAPLQTLHAYQLRIDPRNFKLLSHSMLVSLACYLGDEFTPVAHAAMDKYLSAFAAVLAEKYR; from the exons ATGCGGTCTGATAAcgcagaggcagagagagacaaCACATCTGCTGAGAGGTCAACCAGTACACGCTGTTTTCTTCAGGCA GCCACAATGTTGTCCAAGAGGGAGAAAGACTTAATTAAGGAAATATGGGAAAGACTGACTCCTGTGGCAGCAGAGATTGGCGCAGATGCGCTCCTTAG GATGTTTGCTTCTTATCCGGGCACCAAGACATATTTTTCCCATCTAGACATCAGTCCTAACTCATCCCACCTGCTTGCTCATGGGAAGAAGATAGTCCTGGCTATAGCTGAGGGGGCCCAAGACATCAGTCAGCTAACTGTCACCCTGGCTCCCCTGCAGACTCTGCATGCCTACCAGCTCCGGATAGACCCCAGAAACTTTAAG CTGCTGTCGCACAGTATGCTCGTCAGCCTTGCCTGTTACTTGGGGGATGAATTCACACCGGTGGCTCATGCCGCAATGGACAAGTACCTGTCAGCGTTTGCTGCTGTTCTTGCTGAGAAATACAGATGA
- the hbae4 gene encoding hemoglobin subunit alpha-D-like isoform X2 — translation MLSKREKDLIKEIWERLTPVAAEIGADALLRMFASYPGTKTYFSHLDISPNSSHLLAHGKKIVLAIAEGAQDISQLTVTLAPLQTLHAYQLRIDPRNFKLLSHSMLVSLACYLGDEFTPVAHAAMDKYLSAFAAVLAEKYR, via the exons ATGTTGTCCAAGAGGGAGAAAGACTTAATTAAGGAAATATGGGAAAGACTGACTCCTGTGGCAGCAGAGATTGGCGCAGATGCGCTCCTTAG GATGTTTGCTTCTTATCCGGGCACCAAGACATATTTTTCCCATCTAGACATCAGTCCTAACTCATCCCACCTGCTTGCTCATGGGAAGAAGATAGTCCTGGCTATAGCTGAGGGGGCCCAAGACATCAGTCAGCTAACTGTCACCCTGGCTCCCCTGCAGACTCTGCATGCCTACCAGCTCCGGATAGACCCCAGAAACTTTAAG CTGCTGTCGCACAGTATGCTCGTCAGCCTTGCCTGTTACTTGGGGGATGAATTCACACCGGTGGCTCATGCCGCAATGGACAAGTACCTGTCAGCGTTTGCTGCTGTTCTTGCTGAGAAATACAGATGA